From Solibaculum mannosilyticum:
ATCTGTCTCAAAGCTGATGCAAAACATATCGGCATGGACGCCGGTATCGGTGCGGCTGCACGCCTTCAGGTCGGGACGGGTCCCCAGAAGGTCCCCCAAGGCATTTTGAAATACCTCCTGCACGGTGACGGCATTTTGCTGCACCTGCCAGCCGTGATACCGGCTGCCGTCGTAACGCAGGGTAAGCAGTAAGGTTCGACTCATGGCCCTTCCCTCATAAAGTGGACGGCAGCAGCACCTTGAGGGCAACGACGCCGCCAAGACACACAGCCGTGACCAAAATACCCCAAGCGTCCACACTGCCTAAGTGAAGCTGTTTCATCCGGGTACGGCCTTCGCCTCCCCGGTAGCAGCGGCACTCCATGGCGATGGCCAGGTCGTATGCCCGGCGGATGGCCGACACAAATAAGGGAATCAAAATGGGAATCAGCGCCTTGACCCGCTGCATGAGCCCCCCCGATTCCATATCGGCGCCTCTGGCCTTTTGAGCCGCCATGATTTTATCGGTCTCCTCCAAAAGGGTGGGGATAAAACGCAGGGCGATGCTCATCATCATGGCCAGCTCGTGGACAGGCAGCCGGATCTTGGAAAGCGGGCTCAAAAGCCGTTCCAAACCGTCGGTCAGGTCGGTGGGAGAGGTGGTGTAGGTCAGCACCGATCCGCCCAGCACCAAAAGAACGATGCGCACCGCCATAAAGATTGCGGTAAAAATACCCTTGTCCGTAATGCGGAAGATGCCCCATTGCACCAATGTATTGCCGTCCACATAAAAGATATTGATGAGCGCGGTAAACAGGATAACAATCAGCAGGGGGCGGATGGATTTTAACAGCGTCTTAATGGGCACCTTAGAAAGCAGGGTAGTCCCTATCAGAAATGCCGCCGATAATCCCAGGCCCCAAAAATTGCTGGCCACAAAAATCATGACGATGTATACAATCAAAAGAACCAGCTTCGCCCGGGGATCCATGCGGTGGAGCGCCGATTTCCCGGGGAAAAATTGGCCGATGGTGATATCCCGGATCATGGCTTCACCCCTTTCTCTCCCAGTAAGCGGAGAATCTCATCCCGGCCCTGGCGGGCGGTATAGACGTTGGTTCGGACGTCAAAGCCCCTCTGCTTGAGTCCCAGGAATACCCTTGTCACCTGCGGCACTGCCAGGCCCATCCGGGAAAGCTCCTCGGCCTGGCTGAACACCTCGTCCACCGTGCCGTACAGCACATTTTTCCCCTCGTTCATCACCAGCACTTTGGAGCATACAC
This genomic window contains:
- a CDS encoding energy-coupling factor transporter transmembrane component T family protein, coding for MIRDITIGQFFPGKSALHRMDPRAKLVLLIVYIVMIFVASNFWGLGLSAAFLIGTTLLSKVPIKTLLKSIRPLLIVILFTALINIFYVDGNTLVQWGIFRITDKGIFTAIFMAVRIVLLVLGGSVLTYTTSPTDLTDGLERLLSPLSKIRLPVHELAMMMSIALRFIPTLLEETDKIMAAQKARGADMESGGLMQRVKALIPILIPLFVSAIRRAYDLAIAMECRCYRGGEGRTRMKQLHLGSVDAWGILVTAVCLGGVVALKVLLPSTL